The following nucleotide sequence is from Ornithodoros turicata isolate Travis chromosome 2, ASM3712646v1, whole genome shotgun sequence.
ACAGGGAATTTTCAAGCGGCTAGCACAGACAAGGCTCAGTTCCCAGGTGAACAGCGATGTGTCATCAACGTCGAGGATGACCAGGGTGGACGGCATCGAACCATCAGCATTGACACAGACCACGGTGAAGAGCTAGTAAAGGAGGTGAGTTACATGTGAGCTCTAAAGTAAGTATTTCATTGTGTACTTATTTCCATCCTCAGTCATTCAACCCGGATGGGCAGTTGCCACCTAGACTTGCCGTTTTCTTTACGGAACCTGAGAAATGGCTTTATGGTGGCACCCAAGGAGAACGCATACCACTTCACCATGATTGTACTTTGGAAAAGGCCGTCGTCCTGTGCCTTCTTATGTACGACATTAAGGACTGGTCCTACCCACTTGCACACAGCAAGGCGCTGCTGCTGAAGCAACAAGTAGTCGTGAATGAC
It contains:
- the LOC135384597 gene encoding uncharacterized protein LOC135384597, whose product is MRAVDYAGACQRVTAAVVRFFRRETKIKCKCVIHVKRRLNRPPPCVDEYGNFQAASTDKAQFPGEQRCVINVEDDQGGRHRTISIDTDHGEELVKESFNPDGQLPPRLAVFFTEPEKWLYGGTQGERIPLHHDCTLEKAVVLCLLMYDIKDWSYPLAHSKALLLKQQVVVNDDVHKA